The genomic window ACTTCGCCATCTGTACGCCTCTCTACTATCATGAACGCATGGCGCTACCACGATTCCTCAAGTTTATCATCCCGCTTGTGGTCAGAAATGTCTTTTTGGTcacactgtttgtgtgtctggcAGGATCGTTGTCATTTTGCGCTTCAAATGTAATGAACCACTGTTTCTGTGAGCACATGGCCTTAGTGGAGCTGGCCTGTGGAAGCACCGCCATCAACAACCTGGCTGGTTTACTGACCATATTTCTCAACCCTGTGGCCGACTTTGTCTTTATCGCAGCTTCCTATGTGGTCATATTCAGCTCTGTGCTCAAGTCCAACAGGTCTGGGGTCAAAGCACTTCACACCTGCATCACCCACATCGTGGTCATCACCGTCAGCCTTACCATTGCACTTGTTGCTTTCCTGTCTTATCGTATCAGAAATGGACTTCCTGCCGCCATTCGGGTTTTCTTTAGTACCATGTACGTGTTGTTCCCGAGCTGTTTCAACCCGATCATCTACGGCATGAGAACCTCAGAGATCCGTCAGCACATCCTGAAGACCCTGACGTGCTGTCGCTTTGTCTGAACTGTTCCCCATTCTTAAGGAACGATTAAAAATCTGTAATGTAAAATGTATCCTATGAATTAATcataatttatttgtcacatggaaatAATACAATGTACAACTCCAGTAAAATGTGATCTCATCAGCttctttaacttgtgcactgcTGTAGTAATGCtgtgcccagttgttacgttaccagTCCATTAATGGAGGGAAGAGTTGATGTTGTGCTGCTTGTTAGCCGGCAGTTGTCCATTGTGGTTGAGTCTGGTTTAGAAGAGTTTTGCTGCCAGTGCTGTCATTGCTGTGCCATATGCCAGTGATGCCGATCAGAGGAATTTGGTTGCTCTGTGTGTCTTTACAGAGATAGCAGTTTGGCGCAAACTTGGCTTTGTTCTGATTTGCTTGGAAATAAGCTTACAGACTTGTGTCTGTTTGGAGTACTAAC from Epinephelus moara isolate mb unplaced genomic scaffold, YSFRI_EMoa_1.0 scaffold1728, whole genome shotgun sequence includes these protein-coding regions:
- the LOC126387056 gene encoding olfactory receptor 52K1-like, which gives rise to AICTPLYYHERMALPRFLKFIIPLVVRNVFLVTLFVCLAGSLSFCASNVMNHCFCEHMALVELACGSTAINNLAGLLTIFLNPVADFVFIAASYVVIFSSVLKSNRSGVKALHTCITHIVVITVSLTIALVAFLSYRIRNGLPAAIRVFFSTMYVLFPSCFNPIIYGMRTSEIRQHILKTLTCCRFV